A window of Patagioenas fasciata isolate bPatFas1 chromosome 5, bPatFas1.hap1, whole genome shotgun sequence contains these coding sequences:
- the LOC136101868 gene encoding uncharacterized protein isoform X2 encodes MEPGEKQNKDFIAFTLLGKKCPPKKLGITGSCPNLVMSKHEVHEEKGGEALQPGTHRSLCLVPSAGGDDSSSMLAPQDWQGALQVQMEVAESRGAAHSTESLVQTSISCAHRSPPLPCPVGSPSKTKLTSHFSLFSTLSSGSETDSSPMPPASSKKYLRGSWKKNSHPEEPTSLKPRGLACSLFTGPIIARITDCIYLGNLNAAYSGRALCTNSIDSIIDMSSLPSDCSLSVIPCTCQRGGFKHSWSRLKVDIQAPLHGDNHDMGQPCFRHINNCIEASLEKGKRVLIHCRDGYSLGPTCVIQYLMVKHSMRLLAAYELVRARYPLNIQECHQDLLVGLEMSLQPGSINIMCLKHSLSRKMAWS; translated from the exons GGTCTTGTCCAAACTTGGTGATGAGTAAACATGAAGTGCATGAAGAGAAGGGTGGGGAAGCGCTGCAACCTGGCACACACCGGTCCCTTTGCTTAGTGCCATCAGCAGGAGGGGACGACTCCTCCAGCATGCTGgcaccccaggactggcagggtGCTCTGCAGGTCCAG atggaagtcgctgagagcagaggggcagCCCACAGCACTGAGTCTCTGGTTCAGACATCCATTTCTTGTGCCCATAGATCTCCTCCCCTGCCTTGTCCAGTGGGCTCCCCTTCCAAGACCAAGCTCaccagccacttctccctcttctCAACACTGTCGTCGGGCTCTGAGACAGATTCTAGCCCCatgccccctgccagctccaagaAATACCTCAGGGGGAGCTGGAAGAAGAACTCACATCCTGAGGAGCCCACCAGTCTGAAACCAAGGGGGCTTGCATGTTCCCTCTTCACAGGACCCATCATTGCTCGGATAACTGACTGCATCTACTTGGGGAACCTCAACGCTGCCTACAGTGGACGGGCACTGTGCACAAACAGCATCGACAGCATCATTGACATGAGCAGCCTGCCCAGTGACTGCAGCTTGAGTGTCATCCCCTGCACCTGCCAACGGGGAGGGTTCAAGCACAGCTGGTCACGTCTCAAGGTCGACATCCAGGCTCCACTCCATGGGGATAATCATGACATGGGGCAGCCTTGCTTCCGGCACATCAACAACTGCATCGAAGCCTCACTGGAGAAAGGGAAGCGTGTCCTCATCCACTGCAGGGATGGTTACTCTCTAGGTCCTACTTGCGTCATTCAGTACCTGATGGTCAAGCACAGCATGAGGCTGTTGGCAGCCTATGAGTTGGTGAGGGCGCGGTACCCGCTGAACATCCAGGAGTGTCATCAGGATCTGCTGGTGGGtttggagatgtccctgcagcCTGGGAGCATCAACATCATGTGCCTGAAGCACTCCCTGTCAAGAAAGATGGCATGGAGCTAA